A part of Arachis hypogaea cultivar Tifrunner chromosome 12, arahy.Tifrunner.gnm2.J5K5, whole genome shotgun sequence genomic DNA contains:
- the LOC112727619 gene encoding uncharacterized protein isoform X2 — translation MPNRHPRSRRWELPSKMPLLCASVLPECRLSSSVCTSKLRLLLNHRGFWPLSELLSSQFGIAAAPFCYYRNSFHAKLPKSIGNMSNLEVFDADAYSIDGEIPLKIGNLTNLYTLSVYQNDLSGIIPTTIKDMLLELARREKSTGIKPDVDLDIFMKSIAFGG, via the exons ATGCCCAATCGCCATCCGCGGAGCCGCCGCTGGGAGTTACCGTCGAAGATGCCGTTGCTCTGTGCTAGCGTTCTTCCTGAGTGCA GGCTGAGTTCCAGTGTTTGCACGTCAAAATTAAGGTTGCTGTTGAACCACCGGGGCTTCTGGCCGCTATCGGAGCTGCTGTCGAGTCAGTTCGGGATTGCGGCTGCTCCGTTCTGCTATTACC GAAATTCATTCCATGCAAAGCTTCCCAAGTCAATTGGAAATATGTCCAATTTGGAAGTATTTGATGCTGATGCTTACAGTATTGATGGTGAAATCCCTTTGAAAATTGGAAACTTAACCAATCTGTACACGCTAAGTGTGTACCAGAATGATTTAAGTGGAATCATTCCAACTACAATTAAAG ATATGCTGCTAGAGCTTGCTAGGAGAGAAAAGAGTACTGGAATAAAACCAGATGTTGATCTTGATATCTTCATGAAG tCAATAGCTTTTGGAGGATAG
- the LOC112727619 gene encoding uncharacterized protein isoform X1 — protein MPNRHPRSRRWELPSKMPLLCASVLPECNVGTVGLSSSVCTSKLRLLLNHRGFWPLSELLSSQFGIAAAPFCYYRNSFHAKLPKSIGNMSNLEVFDADAYSIDGEIPLKIGNLTNLYTLSVYQNDLSGIIPTTIKDMLLELARREKSTGIKPDVDLDIFMKSIAFGG, from the exons ATGCCCAATCGCCATCCGCGGAGCCGCCGCTGGGAGTTACCGTCGAAGATGCCGTTGCTCTGTGCTAGCGTTCTTCCTGAGTGCA ATGTTGGTACTGTAGGGCTGAGTTCCAGTGTTTGCACGTCAAAATTAAGGTTGCTGTTGAACCACCGGGGCTTCTGGCCGCTATCGGAGCTGCTGTCGAGTCAGTTCGGGATTGCGGCTGCTCCGTTCTGCTATTACC GAAATTCATTCCATGCAAAGCTTCCCAAGTCAATTGGAAATATGTCCAATTTGGAAGTATTTGATGCTGATGCTTACAGTATTGATGGTGAAATCCCTTTGAAAATTGGAAACTTAACCAATCTGTACACGCTAAGTGTGTACCAGAATGATTTAAGTGGAATCATTCCAACTACAATTAAAG ATATGCTGCTAGAGCTTGCTAGGAGAGAAAAGAGTACTGGAATAAAACCAGATGTTGATCTTGATATCTTCATGAAG tCAATAGCTTTTGGAGGATAG